GAGGAAAAAGGTGAACCAAGGAAAAATAATAACCGTTTCGGGACCTCTTGTTGTGGCTTCTGGGATGCAAGAAGCTAATATTCAAGATATTTGTCGTGTGGGACATCTTGGCTTAGTCGGAGAAATTATTGAAATGCGTCGCGATCAAGCGTCTATTCAGGTTTATGAGGAAACATCAGGGATCGGTCCAGGAGAACCAGTAGTGACTACTGGTTGTCCTTTGTCGGTCGAGTTAGGCCCGGGCCTGATTTCAGAAATGTTTGACGGTATTCAGCGACCGCTTGATCGTTTTCAAAAAGCAACGGACAGCGACTTTTTAATCCGTGGTGTGGCTATCCCAAGTCTTGATCGAAAGGCTAAGTGGGCATTTATTCCCAAGCTAAGTGTTGGTCAAGAAGTAGTTGCAGGTGATATTTTAGGAACTGTGCAAGAAACAGCTGTCATTGAGCACCGTATCATGGTTCCTTATAAAGTTTCAGGGACCTTGGTGGCTATTCATGCAGGGGACTTCACAGTAACAGATACAGTTTATGAAATTAAGCAGGAAGACGGTTCCATTTACCAAGGTAGCCTCATGCAGACTTGGCCAGTTCGTCAAAGTCGCCCTGTTGCTCAAAAGCTTATCCCAGTCGAACCTTTGGTTACAGGTCAACGGGTTATTGACACCTTTTTCCCTGTTACAAAAGGTGGTGCCGCTGCCGTTCCTGGACCATTTGGGGCAGGAAAAACAGTTGTGCAGCATCAAATAGCTAAATTTGCCAACGTTGATATTGTTATTTATGTCGGTTGTGGGGAACGCGGCAACGAGATGACCGACGTTTTGAATGAGTTTCCAGAGTTAATTGACCCAAATACAGGCCAGTCCATTATGGAGCGCACGGTGTTAATTGCAAACACCTCTAATATGCCAGTAGCAGCGCGTGAAGCGTCGATTTACACAGGTATTACCATTGCCGAATATTTCCGTGATATGGGCTATTCTGTGGCTATCATGGCAGACTCGACATCACGTTGGGCAGAAGCTCTGCGCGAGATGTCAGGACGCCTACAAGAAATGCCTGGTGATGAAGGCTACCCGGCTTACTTAGGGAGTCGTATTGCCGAATATTATGAACGGGCTGGTCGTGTTCGGACCTTGGGAAGTCAAGAACGTGAGGGAACCATTACAGCCATCGGCGCGGTTTCTCCTCCTGGAGGGGATATTTCAGAGCCTGTCACTCAAAACACCCTTCGGATTGTCAAAGTTTTCTGGGGGCTCGACGCGCCTCTTGCGCAACGGCGTCACTTCCCAGCGATTAACTGGCTGACGTCTTATTCATTGTATCAAGATGATGTAGGAAGCTATATTGACCGTAAACAGCAATCTAATTGGTCCAACAAGGTAACTCGTGCCATGGCTATTTTGCAGCGTGAAGCCAGTCTAGAAGAAATTGTACGCTTGGTGGGGCTTGATTCACTGTCTGAACAAGATCGTTTGACCATGGCTGTTGCCCGGCAAATTCGGGAGGATTATCTCCAGCAAAATGCCTTTGATTCGGTGGATACCTTTACTTCCTTTCCGAAACAAGAGGCCATGCTAACCAATATTTTGACCTTTAATGAGGAAGCCAGCAAAGCCCTTTCTTTGGGAGCTTATTTTAATGAGATTATGGAAGGCACTGCTCAGGTACGCGATCGCATCGCACGCAGCAAATTTATCCCAGAAGAAAACTTAGAGCAGATTAAAGGGCTTACTCAGAAGGTTACCAAAGAGATTCACCACGTTTTAGCAAAGGGAGGAATTTAGATGAGCGTTCTCAAAGAATATCGGACGGTTAGCGAAGTGGTTGGCCCTTTGATGATTGTTGATCAAGTTGCAGGAGTGCACTACAACGAATTGGTAGATATTACTTTGCATAATGGAGAAAGGCGTAAAGGTCAAGTCTTAGAAGTCCAAGGTGACAAGGCTATGGTACAGCTATTTGAAGGATCAACTGGCATCAACCTAGCCAAAACCAAGGTTCGATTTACAGGGCATCCTTTGGAATTAGCCGTATCAGAAGATATGGTAGGGCGCATCTTTGATGGAATGGGGCAGCCCATAGACGGCGGTCCAGAACTTATTCCCGAAAAATACCTTGATATTGATGGTCAAGCGATCAATCCTGTCGCTCGTGATTACCCAGACGAATTTATCCAGACAGGTATCTCAGCTATTGATCACCTCAATACCCTCGTTCGTGGTCAAAAGTTACCAGTTTTTTCGGGCTCAGGGTTACCTCATAATGAATTGGCCGCACAGATTGCTCGTCAGGCAACTGTTCTAAACTCTGATGATAACTTTGCGGTTGTGTTTGCAGCTATGGGTATTACTTTTGAAGAGGCAGAATTCTTTATGAATGACTTGCGTGAAACGGGTGCCATTGATCGATCTGTTTTATTTATCAATTTAGCTAATGACCCTGCTATTGAACGCATTGCAACACCACGTATAGCTCTGACAACAGCCGAATACTTGGCTTATGAAAAAGGTATGCATGTTTTAGTCATCATGACAGATATGACAAATTATTGTGAAGCCTTACGAGAAGTATCAGCCGCTCGCAGAGAAGTTCCAGGCAGACGAGGTTATCCTGGCTATCTCTATACTAATCTCTCCACCTTATATGAACGGGCTGGTCGCTTGATCGGGAAAAAAGGGTCAGTGACTCAAATTCCTATTTTAACCATGCCAGAAGATGACATTACCCACCCTATCCCCGATTTGACAGGTTATATTACCGAAGGTCAGATTATTTTGTCGCAAGAACTATATAAAAATGGTTTTAGACCGCCTATTAATGTCTTGCCATCGCTATCTCGCCTAAAAGATAAAGGCTCAGGTGAAGGTAAGACTCGACAAGACCATGCTGCTACAATGAATCAGCTCTTTGCAGCCTATGCCCAAGGAAAACAAGCTAAGGAATTGGCTGTTGTGCTCGGTGAATCAGCCCTTTCTGAAACGGATAAACTATATGTGGCCTTTACCAACCGGTTTGAAGAAGAATACATTAACCAAGGATTTTACACCAACCGTAGCATTGAAGAAAGTCTTGACTTGGGTTGGGAATTGTTGTCGATTTTGCCACGTACCGAATTAAAACGCATTAAAGATGATATGTTAGATCGTTATTTGCCTAAAGCAGATACCACGATGACAAAGGTTTTTGTTGCAAATGATTGAGTTGACCATGCAATTTCAAGCCCTTGACGAAAGGAGTTATATCAATGGCACGATTAAATGTTAAACCAACACGCATGGAACTTAGTAACTTGAAAAATCGCTTGAAGACAGCTACAAGAGGTCATAAATTATTAAAGGACAAGCGGGATGAGTTGATGCGCCGCTTCGTTGATTTAATTCGTGAAAACAATGAGCTTCGGCAAACTATCGAAAAAGAACTTGCTGCCAATATGAAGGAGTTTGTCTTGGCAAAAGCATCCGAAAATAGTCTAATGGTAGAAGAACTCTTTGCTGTTCCAGTCCATGAAGTGACCTTATGGATTGATATTGAAAATATCATGAGTGTCAATGTGCCTAAATTCCATGTCCAGTCTAATACGGCAAGAGAGCAAGAACAAGGTGAGTTTGCTTATAGTTACCTCAGCTCAAATAGTGAGATGGACAATACTATCCAAAAGACAAAAGAACTATTAGAAAAGCTCTTACGGTTAGCTGAAGTTGAAAAAACTTGTCAACTAATGGCTGATGACATTGAAAAGACTAGACGTCGCGTCAATGGCTTAGAGTATTCTATTATCCCGCAACTGAAAGAGACGATTCACTACATTGAGTTGAAATTAGAAGAGGCCGAGCGTGCGAGCCTTGTTCGTATTATGAAAATAACATCATAAAAGATAAGTGTTATATCAAACAAGGCGATTATTCGTTAAGTAGTAAAAAAGCAAGCCATCAAAGGGATTAACCTAACTGATGGCTTGCTTTTTAAGTAGCGTGACAGGTGATGTTTAGCTTATGCGCGAGTTATTTTATCAATTGTTTTTTGAGTTTCCTTGCCTTCACTAAGAAGTGCTTGCACAATATTTTGGTCACGTAGTTTGACAGAATCGTTAATGGTTTCGGCAGACCTGATAATAGCACTTTCTAGTTGTGCTCGTTCTTTGCGTCCATGATCAATCGCCGCAATGATCCCATTATTTTGTGCTACTAAACTTTCTGCCAGACTTGTCACAGATTTCATAGACAAAGTAGGGTTTTGTGCTGATTGTTCCAATGCTGGGATGGCTTCTTTACTTGTTTCTGCTAGCATCTGAAGGGCAGCATTATTAGCATTAATAATGGCATCAGCAGTCATTCCAGATTTAACCGATTGTTGCATCATGCCTAACTGAGCAATAGATAGTTTCATCGTTGGAATGGTATTGCGGCGTAACATGCCTAGTTTTTGACGCATGTCAGAAGAGACCTTGACTAGATTACGCATTTGCGGAGTTGTCGCCCAAGCAACATAGAGGCGACTCAAGTATTCGGTGTGTTGTTGTTCGAGAGTGTTGATGACTTCGGTAGTTCTTGCCAAAAGATCAGCTTTTATTTGATAGTCTGGTGTAGCACTGTCTTTGGTTTTTAGGTCTTTTTGTAAAGCCGCAGCGCGCTGACTAGCTTCTTTTTGACTAGCTTCGATAAAAGCAATGACGCCTACCAAATGTTCAATGGACTTAGTATTATCTTCAATTAACAATTCTGCTGAGACAATATTGCGAGCTAAGGTATCTTCTTGCTTGACAACCGCTGCAGCCATACTATCCATTTTTTGCTCAATGTTTTGAGAATCAAAATAAAACTCTTGCAGGGTATCACGGCTTTGTTTAAAGAGTTTTTGAAGAAAGTTTGGCTTTTTATCAAGGTCCACAGGTGTGGCATCCTTGTATTTAGCGATAAAACCATTGAGTTCACGATTGGTTGATTTTAAAAGATCATCCACTTGTGGAATCTGTAATTTTTTTTGCTCTGCCAAGATATGATTAACCGTTGCATTGACCCCTTCAACAGCAGACTGACCAAAATCAAGTAGCGCATTTTGGTCTGCCAAAAAGGTATCTACCAATGCCGGGGCTTTGGCAGTAATAGCTGTCTGCTGGTCAGCACTTAGTTTCTCAAAAAAAGAGATTTGGCCATTTGTGTCAGTTGGTAAGTCTGAGATAATATCGGTGGTTTTATCGGTTTTGATAACAGCATTGTCAGCAATTTGGTCAATGTCAAAATTAAAATCTGCCATAAAGGGACTCCTTTAGTCTTTTTGGTGATGCGTTGTTCGTCTTTGAGTAGCACCTTGCATGATTCGAAGGCTAATATCAAAATCTTTAAGATCACTTTCATTGAGTCGACGAAGGGTTTCGTCAAGATCTTCATCAAATTGTTGGATAGCTTGTTTGGCTTGTTCTAAACGAGCAGCAGCGTTATAGTAATTTTTAGGCTCTTCTTTGATTTTTAAGTAGCCTGTTAAGATATCCTCAAACCTCCTCATGTTAGCATCATGCAGCGCAAGCAATTCTTCTTGATTGTCGGCTCCTTGGATTTTAGCAAGGATAGCTTGATGATCTGTCTGAATATTATCATAATACGGTTTGAGCTCAGGTGCTTTGTTAATAAGATTAGGAGATGGGGTTTTCAAAGGCTGAGGGTTAAGAGTTGTGGCAATCTGCAGTGTTTCGAGTTGAAGGGTAATATCACTTTCAACGTCATTGGCTTTTTTGGTGATACGACGATAAATTTGGGGATCTAACTGGTCTTTTAACGTAATAGCTTTTGCTTTGATGTCACTAAGTTGTGGTAATAATTGCTGAGCTAGTACGTTATATTGGAAGTCATCATGGTCTGCCAGATAAGTGTCTAACAGCCGAACTTTACGATCAGCTAGCTGAATTTTTGCTTTTAGATCTTCTAATTGTTTGGCAATCTTGGCCTTTGCTAGCCGCTTTTGATGAGATCTAACACGAAAAATAGCATAACCTGTACCACCAATGGCTATGGCAGGCAAAATGTCTAGAAGTGACTCAGTAAAAGAAGAGCCACCTATAAAGCTTGAAATCATAAAAAAAGCAATGATTAGCCAAATCCAGTTTAGTGATTTCTTTTTTGTGCTCGTGCGGTCATACTTTCTAATCATGTGATATTTCCTCGATATGTTTTTACTGGCTATCTCATAGAGGTAACTTACTATTATTTTACCTTAAAACCGCTATTTCTGAAAGAAAAGAGCTAATGTTTTAAGAGAATCGTTTAACCCTGCTAAAGCTTAGGAGAAACGAGGTTAAAAGCTTTTCTCTTATAATGTTCGTTTTTTTAGGATTGTTTACCATGGTTAAAAAAAGAGTTTCTCTTTTTCCTTAATAATGCTAAGAAATCTAGCAGAAAAAATCATTTTTTGCTATAATAAGTTGTAAGATATATGCTAGCAGGTGAGATTCCTGCCTGTTTTCTTTAAATATCAAGAGCTACATTGCTGATCTTACAGATCTGACCTTCTTTTTGGTTTTTAAGCAGTGGTTAGCTTGCCTATGATTTTTATTGAGAATAAGTGTTTCAGAAAGTTAGGACAATGATATGACATCTGTAGTTGTTGTTGGTACCCAGTGGGGTGACGAAGGTAAAGGTAAAATCACTGATTTCTTGTCAGCGGATGCAGAAGTAATTGCACGCTATCAAGGTGGTGATAATGCTGGTCATACGATCGTGATTGATGGTAAGAAGTTTAAACTTCACTTGATCCCATCAGGAATTTTCTTCCCGCAAAAAATTTCCGTTATTGGTAATGGCGTTGTGGTCAACCCCAAATCTTTGGTCAAAGAGTTGGCGTACCTGCATGATGAAGGAGTGACGACAGATAACCTTCGCATTTCAGACCGAGCTCATGTCATTTTACCTTATCATATCCAGCTGGATCAACTGCAAGAAGATGCAAAAGGTGACAATAAAATCGGAACAACTATTAAAGGGATTGGTCCAGCTTATATGGATAAAGCTGCTCGAGTTGGTATCCGTATCGCAGATTTACTGGATAAGG
The genomic region above belongs to Streptococcus pyogenes and contains:
- a CDS encoding V-type ATP synthase subunit A, with the translated sequence MNQGKIITVSGPLVVASGMQEANIQDICRVGHLGLVGEIIEMRRDQASIQVYEETSGIGPGEPVVTTGCPLSVELGPGLISEMFDGIQRPLDRFQKATDSDFLIRGVAIPSLDRKAKWAFIPKLSVGQEVVAGDILGTVQETAVIEHRIMVPYKVSGTLVAIHAGDFTVTDTVYEIKQEDGSIYQGSLMQTWPVRQSRPVAQKLIPVEPLVTGQRVIDTFFPVTKGGAAAVPGPFGAGKTVVQHQIAKFANVDIVIYVGCGERGNEMTDVLNEFPELIDPNTGQSIMERTVLIANTSNMPVAAREASIYTGITIAEYFRDMGYSVAIMADSTSRWAEALREMSGRLQEMPGDEGYPAYLGSRIAEYYERAGRVRTLGSQEREGTITAIGAVSPPGGDISEPVTQNTLRIVKVFWGLDAPLAQRRHFPAINWLTSYSLYQDDVGSYIDRKQQSNWSNKVTRAMAILQREASLEEIVRLVGLDSLSEQDRLTMAVARQIREDYLQQNAFDSVDTFTSFPKQEAMLTNILTFNEEASKALSLGAYFNEIMEGTAQVRDRIARSKFIPEENLEQIKGLTQKVTKEIHHVLAKGGI
- a CDS encoding V-type ATP synthase subunit B, whose translation is MSVLKEYRTVSEVVGPLMIVDQVAGVHYNELVDITLHNGERRKGQVLEVQGDKAMVQLFEGSTGINLAKTKVRFTGHPLELAVSEDMVGRIFDGMGQPIDGGPELIPEKYLDIDGQAINPVARDYPDEFIQTGISAIDHLNTLVRGQKLPVFSGSGLPHNELAAQIARQATVLNSDDNFAVVFAAMGITFEEAEFFMNDLRETGAIDRSVLFINLANDPAIERIATPRIALTTAEYLAYEKGMHVLVIMTDMTNYCEALREVSAARREVPGRRGYPGYLYTNLSTLYERAGRLIGKKGSVTQIPILTMPEDDITHPIPDLTGYITEGQIILSQELYKNGFRPPINVLPSLSRLKDKGSGEGKTRQDHAATMNQLFAAYAQGKQAKELAVVLGESALSETDKLYVAFTNRFEEEYINQGFYTNRSIEESLDLGWELLSILPRTELKRIKDDMLDRYLPKADTTMTKVFVAND
- a CDS encoding V-type ATP synthase subunit D → MARLNVKPTRMELSNLKNRLKTATRGHKLLKDKRDELMRRFVDLIRENNELRQTIEKELAANMKEFVLAKASENSLMVEELFAVPVHEVTLWIDIENIMSVNVPKFHVQSNTAREQEQGEFAYSYLSSNSEMDNTIQKTKELLEKLLRLAEVEKTCQLMADDIEKTRRRVNGLEYSIIPQLKETIHYIELKLEEAERASLVRIMKITS
- a CDS encoding toxic anion resistance protein gives rise to the protein MADFNFDIDQIADNAVIKTDKTTDIISDLPTDTNGQISFFEKLSADQQTAITAKAPALVDTFLADQNALLDFGQSAVEGVNATVNHILAEQKKLQIPQVDDLLKSTNRELNGFIAKYKDATPVDLDKKPNFLQKLFKQSRDTLQEFYFDSQNIEQKMDSMAAAVVKQEDTLARNIVSAELLIEDNTKSIEHLVGVIAFIEASQKEASQRAAALQKDLKTKDSATPDYQIKADLLARTTEVINTLEQQHTEYLSRLYVAWATTPQMRNLVKVSSDMRQKLGMLRRNTIPTMKLSIAQLGMMQQSVKSGMTADAIINANNAALQMLAETSKEAIPALEQSAQNPTLSMKSVTSLAESLVAQNNGIIAAIDHGRKERAQLESAIIRSAETINDSVKLRDQNIVQALLSEGKETQKTIDKITRA